From the Phycisphaerae bacterium genome, one window contains:
- a CDS encoding acyl--CoA ligase, whose translation MKFTPPATSPIHALMLWARRRPRDAALIFSLPERHEPFVRTYSELFSRAFTLAESLASLPEGLIGILGGQHGLSVEAALAAMQARRPFALINPLSQAFEHEVQCLQSLHPLGVLIPSLDEMPDLLVDRLGEITRELGRANVWSAGPNPLAAKDLLAEDQGSRQPQDAVDDSLWNEPLVYLNGRDEDEHCHAYVYTPLALAASALSVAQWLQIKEGVRVLCGVELTRCAGFVPALAAVMSGAGCVLPHRLKGHEFWQVASQSGAHVARVAPEVIEDLLENPGRASDISSSGLKYIITDAGGLPTRVSLAFIETYDLPLINCFGTSATGGYALGVPLNLCRREYELALRDSAAGVELEHCNVKVEEDPQITASANDRREGYLAVRGNGLSTGYWDGQTLSTWQTPWLRTSHLGAVCGGQERECFSVQGRASEALVVQGYRIWPAQIEHSLTETFAFLEDCVVLARPDGRGRNQLCAAVVLPEELDRHRQSELLAQMEARVRAGGVEGLSEHARPHQLIALSGPMLPRDPDGRPNRQQLLDVINGFAAGRGLAAS comes from the coding sequence GTGAAGTTTACTCCCCCGGCGACCAGTCCGATCCACGCCCTGATGCTCTGGGCGCGTCGCCGTCCGCGGGACGCCGCGCTGATATTTTCACTTCCGGAAAGGCACGAACCCTTCGTCCGGACCTATAGCGAGCTGTTTTCACGGGCGTTCACCCTCGCCGAATCGCTGGCGTCGCTGCCGGAAGGGCTGATCGGGATACTGGGAGGGCAGCACGGCCTGAGCGTGGAGGCGGCGCTGGCGGCGATGCAGGCGCGTCGCCCATTTGCGTTGATCAACCCGCTGAGCCAGGCCTTCGAGCACGAGGTCCAGTGCCTCCAATCCCTGCACCCGTTGGGCGTGCTGATCCCCTCGCTGGACGAAATGCCGGACCTGCTGGTGGACCGGTTGGGTGAAATCACGCGCGAGTTGGGAAGGGCGAACGTCTGGTCGGCCGGCCCGAATCCCCTGGCGGCCAAGGATCTGCTCGCGGAAGACCAGGGGTCGCGGCAACCTCAGGATGCTGTGGACGATTCGCTGTGGAATGAACCACTGGTCTACCTCAACGGCCGGGATGAAGACGAGCACTGCCACGCCTACGTGTACACCCCGCTGGCCCTGGCGGCCAGCGCCCTGTCGGTGGCGCAGTGGCTGCAGATTAAAGAGGGCGTGCGGGTGCTATGCGGCGTGGAGCTCACCCGCTGCGCGGGCTTTGTGCCGGCGCTGGCGGCGGTGATGTCGGGCGCCGGATGCGTCCTGCCGCATCGCCTCAAGGGGCACGAGTTCTGGCAGGTCGCCAGCCAGAGCGGCGCGCACGTGGCGAGGGTGGCGCCGGAGGTGATCGAAGACCTGCTCGAGAATCCCGGACGGGCAAGCGACATCAGCTCGAGCGGGCTCAAGTACATCATCACCGACGCGGGCGGCCTGCCGACGCGGGTGTCGCTGGCGTTCATCGAGACGTATGACCTGCCGCTGATCAACTGTTTCGGCACGTCGGCCACCGGCGGCTACGCGTTGGGCGTGCCGCTGAACCTGTGCCGGCGCGAGTATGAACTGGCGCTGCGGGATAGCGCGGCGGGTGTGGAACTGGAACACTGCAACGTGAAGGTCGAGGAGGATCCGCAGATCACCGCGAGCGCCAACGACCGCCGCGAGGGCTACCTGGCGGTGCGGGGCAACGGCCTCTCGACGGGGTACTGGGACGGCCAGACGCTGTCGACCTGGCAGACGCCGTGGCTTCGCACCTCGCATCTCGGCGCGGTCTGCGGCGGGCAGGAACGGGAGTGCTTCAGCGTCCAGGGGCGAGCGTCCGAGGCGCTGGTGGTACAAGGCTACCGGATCTGGCCGGCGCAGATCGAGCACTCGCTGACCGAGACCTTTGCCTTTCTGGAGGATTGCGTCGTGCTGGCGCGGCCGGACGGGCGGGGACGAAATCAGCTCTGCGCCGCCGTGGTGCTGCCGGAGGAACTGGACCGCCACCGCCAGTCGGAGCTTCTGGCCCAGATGGAGGCGCGGGTCCGGGCCGGAGGCGTCGAAGGCCTGAGCGAACACGCCCGGCCGCACCAACTGATCGCCCTCTCGGGACCGATGCTGCCGCGTGATCCGGACGGCCGGCCCAACCGCCAGCAATTGCTGGACGTCATCAACGGCTTTGCCGCGGGGCGAGGCCTGGCCGCCTCGTAA
- a CDS encoding type II/IV secretion system protein codes for MARDSEATDQENAGQIVDLWLDRSIQVKASDLHFEPDAEGLAVKIRIDGILHLVKRVNQELGKQIISRLMVMASLHTHLQKKPQEGRADYSSSRTGGKPINMRVSTFPTVWGTRAVVRFFHGLERIPQLDQLGYNDKTLELLKKMAYQTQGMILIAGPAGSGKTTTIYSFLHHILGARPGCSVISIEDPVEYSVEGITQVQIGQYAGGLTYKDALKSLLRQDPQVVAIGEVRDPDTAAIVLEAALTGHLLISTIHSPTVAGAVLRLVDMGLAPYQLTGALTGIVAQRLVRRLCTNCRVATNDPNEPYVSGGCTKCFKTGYRGRIPVAEAAHMTKSFRQAIIQGQDVSGIQAALKADGLPTLREDAHRLVRSGITSSNQVTELLHSLE; via the coding sequence GTGGCCAGAGACAGCGAGGCGACGGACCAGGAAAACGCGGGCCAGATCGTGGACTTGTGGCTGGACCGATCCATCCAGGTGAAGGCCAGCGATCTGCACTTCGAGCCGGACGCCGAGGGTCTGGCCGTCAAGATCCGGATCGACGGCATCCTTCATCTGGTCAAGCGGGTCAACCAGGAATTGGGCAAGCAGATCATCTCGCGTCTGATGGTCATGGCCAGCCTGCACACGCACCTGCAGAAAAAACCCCAGGAAGGCCGGGCCGACTACTCGTCGAGCCGAACCGGCGGCAAGCCCATCAACATGCGGGTCTCGACGTTTCCCACCGTCTGGGGCACCCGCGCGGTGGTCCGCTTCTTTCACGGCTTGGAGCGAATCCCGCAGCTCGATCAACTGGGCTATAACGACAAGACGCTCGAACTGCTCAAGAAAATGGCGTATCAGACACAGGGAATGATCCTGATCGCCGGCCCGGCGGGCAGCGGCAAAACCACCACCATCTATTCGTTTCTGCATCACATCCTGGGCGCGCGGCCGGGGTGCAGCGTCATCAGCATCGAGGATCCGGTCGAGTACAGCGTCGAGGGCATTACGCAGGTGCAGATCGGCCAGTACGCCGGCGGACTGACCTACAAGGACGCCCTCAAGTCGCTGTTGCGGCAGGATCCGCAGGTCGTGGCGATCGGCGAGGTCCGCGATCCGGACACCGCCGCCATCGTCCTCGAAGCCGCCCTGACCGGACACCTGCTGATCAGCACGATCCACTCGCCGACCGTGGCCGGCGCGGTGCTGCGCCTGGTGGACATGGGCCTGGCCCCCTACCAACTGACCGGCGCCCTGACCGGCATTGTCGCCCAGCGCCTGGTGCGACGCCTCTGCACGAACTGCCGGGTCGCCACCAACGATCCGAACGAACCCTACGTCTCGGGCGGATGCACCAAGTGTTTCAAGACCGGCTACCGCGGCCGGATACCCGTGGCGGAAGCAGCCCACATGACCAAGAGCTTTCGCCAGGCGATCATCCAGGGCCAGGACGTCAGCGGTATCCAAGCCGCCCTCAAAGCCGACGGCCTGCCCACGTTGCGAGAGGACGCCCACCGCCTGGTGCGAAGCGGCATCACCTCCAGCAACCAAGTCACCGAGCTTCTCCACAGCCTGGAGTAG
- a CDS encoding 1-deoxy-D-xylulose-5-phosphate reductoisomerase, translating to MSKSVAILGSTGSIGRRALDVLRALGPEWSVAGLSAGENWQELARQARAFRPPVVAVVAPEAYPPLKEALADLPIRVVAGQEGVLEVAGATGAQIVLCAIVGAASIEPAFAVVRAGKDLALASKEALVVGGQLLLAEAKRTGARILPVDSEHSAVFQAMQAGRESDVASIMLTASGGPFRRWSADDIRNATVEQALNHPTWSMGRKITIDSASMMNKGLEIIEAHYLFGLSADRIGVVIHPEAIVHSLVEFRDGSMIAQLSNPDMALPIQYALTWPQRTACIAPRLRLCEVAMLTFHEPDRAKFPALDLAYQAARLGGSAPAVLNAANEQAVGYFIEGRISFGQIVELTGTVLSGHRHQPEPTLPELFEIDAWARNEVTRCLNR from the coding sequence GTGAGCAAATCAGTAGCCATCCTGGGATCGACCGGTTCGATCGGCCGCCGCGCACTCGACGTGCTGCGGGCGCTGGGCCCGGAGTGGTCGGTGGCTGGGCTGTCCGCCGGTGAGAACTGGCAGGAACTGGCCCGTCAGGCCCGTGCGTTTCGTCCGCCGGTGGTGGCCGTTGTCGCACCGGAGGCCTATCCGCCGCTGAAGGAGGCCCTTGCCGACCTGCCGATCCGCGTCGTGGCTGGGCAGGAGGGGGTTCTGGAGGTTGCGGGCGCGACGGGCGCCCAGATCGTTTTGTGCGCCATCGTCGGCGCGGCCAGCATCGAACCGGCGTTTGCCGTCGTGCGGGCCGGCAAGGACCTGGCCCTGGCCAGCAAGGAGGCCCTGGTGGTCGGCGGGCAACTGCTGCTGGCTGAGGCGAAACGGACGGGTGCCCGCATTCTACCGGTGGACAGCGAACACAGCGCGGTCTTTCAGGCGATGCAGGCCGGGCGGGAATCCGACGTGGCCAGCATCATGCTGACCGCCAGCGGCGGCCCGTTTCGGCGGTGGTCGGCTGATGACATTCGCAACGCCACCGTCGAGCAGGCCCTGAACCATCCGACCTGGTCGATGGGCAGGAAGATCACCATCGACTCGGCGTCCATGATGAACAAGGGTCTGGAGATTATCGAGGCACACTACCTGTTCGGATTGTCCGCCGACCGGATCGGCGTGGTGATCCATCCGGAGGCGATCGTCCACTCGCTGGTCGAGTTCCGCGACGGTTCGATGATCGCCCAACTCTCGAATCCGGACATGGCCCTGCCCATCCAGTACGCGTTGACGTGGCCGCAGCGAACCGCGTGCATCGCGCCGCGTCTGCGCCTCTGCGAGGTCGCCATGCTGACGTTTCACGAACCCGATCGGGCCAAGTTCCCAGCCCTCGACCTGGCCTACCAAGCCGCGCGACTGGGCGGATCGGCGCCCGCGGTGCTCAACGCCGCCAACGAACAGGCGGTTGGATATTTCATCGAGGGACGAATATCATTTGGTCAGATTGTGGAGTTGACCGGCACGGTGCTCTCCGGGCACCGGCACCAACCCGAACCCACTCTGCCCGAGCTCTTCGAGATCGATGCCTGGGCGAGAAATGAGGTGACTCGATGCTTGAATCGTTGA
- a CDS encoding bifunctional nuclease family protein, whose product MQVRMDLAKIIITETEDRQIIVLKERDGTRTFPIVIGIAEACAIDRRLKGIQTLRPLTHELLASVIEQLGGQLEKIVINDLRDGTFYARLMVRQDGRLREIDSRPSDAIALGVATEVPVYVEEHVLREVCQ is encoded by the coding sequence ATGCAGGTACGAATGGACCTGGCCAAGATCATCATCACGGAGACCGAGGACCGTCAGATCATCGTGCTCAAGGAGCGTGACGGCACCCGGACGTTTCCGATCGTGATCGGGATCGCTGAGGCCTGTGCCATCGACCGGCGGCTCAAGGGCATCCAGACCCTCCGTCCGCTGACCCACGAGTTGCTGGCCAGCGTGATCGAGCAGTTGGGCGGCCAGTTGGAGAAGATCGTCATCAACGACCTTCGCGACGGGACGTTCTACGCCCGGCTGATGGTCCGCCAGGACGGCCGGTTGAGGGAAATCGACTCACGTCCGAGCGACGCGATCGCCCTCGGCGTGGCGACGGAGGTGCCCGTGTACGTGGAAGAGCACGTGCTGCGGGAAGTCTGTCAATAG